A single window of Streptomyces griseoviridis DNA harbors:
- a CDS encoding sugar ABC transporter substrate-binding protein: MAHRTAAAALVSCAALLAVTGCSSGFDSDEKTQQDSSSKQNLKILIASSGDAETKAVQDAVAAYEKASGNKVTVDVAKDINQQLAQSFAGHKPPDAFYVNSDQFANYAKGGSLYAYGDKVSDADDFNEGLRQSFTYDGKLTCLPKDVSTLALAINTDLWKKAGLTDKDYPTSWAELKKVADKLTGKGTTGLVVGAEYARLGVFLKEAGGWITDPDQSKMTADSSENVEALTYVKSLLKSGSLKYAAQVDTGWGGEALGKGKAAMTIEGSWLTGAMKTDYPDTGYTAVPLPAGPGGKGTLAFSQCWGVAAESTHQSAAVDLVKYLTSAKQQLANADAFGVLPSRTSAQTELAKKDPSAKVWLDANAYAQGPVTVAGFDKVLGQFNTDLAALASTDPKTVLGNLQRNGEQALTKAKDN, from the coding sequence ATGGCACACCGTACGGCCGCCGCGGCCCTTGTGAGCTGCGCGGCGCTGCTGGCCGTCACCGGCTGCTCGTCAGGTTTCGACAGTGACGAGAAGACCCAGCAGGACAGCAGCTCGAAGCAGAACCTCAAGATCCTGATCGCCTCCTCGGGCGACGCGGAGACCAAGGCCGTGCAGGACGCCGTGGCCGCGTACGAGAAGGCGTCGGGCAACAAGGTGACCGTGGACGTCGCCAAGGACATCAACCAGCAGCTCGCGCAGTCCTTCGCCGGGCACAAGCCGCCGGACGCGTTCTACGTCAACTCCGACCAGTTCGCGAACTACGCCAAGGGCGGCTCCCTGTACGCCTACGGCGACAAGGTCTCCGACGCCGACGACTTCAACGAGGGGCTGCGCCAGTCCTTCACCTACGACGGCAAGCTGACCTGCCTGCCCAAGGACGTCTCCACGCTCGCCCTGGCGATCAACACCGACCTGTGGAAGAAGGCCGGGCTGACCGACAAGGACTACCCGACCAGCTGGGCCGAGCTGAAGAAGGTCGCCGACAAGCTGACCGGCAAGGGCACCACCGGTCTGGTCGTCGGCGCCGAGTACGCGCGGCTCGGTGTCTTCCTGAAGGAGGCCGGCGGCTGGATCACCGACCCGGACCAGTCGAAGATGACCGCCGACAGCAGCGAGAACGTCGAGGCGCTCACCTACGTCAAGTCGCTGCTGAAGTCCGGCTCCCTGAAGTACGCCGCCCAGGTCGACACCGGGTGGGGCGGTGAGGCGCTCGGCAAGGGCAAGGCCGCGATGACCATCGAGGGCAGCTGGCTGACCGGCGCCATGAAGACCGACTACCCCGACACCGGGTACACGGCCGTGCCGCTGCCCGCCGGGCCCGGCGGCAAGGGCACCCTCGCCTTCAGCCAGTGCTGGGGCGTCGCCGCCGAGAGCACCCACCAGTCCGCCGCCGTCGACCTGGTGAAGTACCTGACCTCCGCGAAGCAGCAGCTCGCGAACGCCGACGCGTTCGGTGTGCTGCCCTCCCGCACCAGCGCCCAGACCGAGCTGGCGAAGAAGGACCCGAGCGCGAAGGTGTGGCTCGACGCCAACGCCTACGCGCAGGGCCCGGTGACCGTGGCCGGCTTCGACAAGGTCCTCGGCCAGTTCAACACCGACCTCGCGGCGCTGGCGAGCACCGACCCGAAGACCGTCCTCGGCAACCTCCAGCGCAACGGCGAGCAGGCGCTCACGAAGGCGAAGGACAACTGA
- a CDS encoding carbohydrate ABC transporter permease produces MSSTSSTSNHLKPAPRTRAGSGPRTADPAGAPDAPGGPGPAAAPRATQAPRAGRRGEGAWGWLFVSPMVIVLGLFLVLPILMALWVSLLHWDGQSNPFSGQAKFVGLDNYKALLVDDGLDRTLFATSLRNNAYYVLLTVPVQTVLALGLAIIVNQRLLRARSALRTAFFFPSVTSSIAVSTIFLFLFQGSGAVNTALSWIGVKGPNWFNDPRGVLSMLLGGLGLVDTGHPTGLLADHSFLGLSWFEWLAGPSVAMCTIILLAVWTTSGTFMLIFLAALQDIPRELEEAAAIEGVNRRQMLRYVTLPALRPVLFLVLTLGLISTWQVFDQVYVMSQGAPGNTTLTPAFLSYSSAFDDADFGQGAAIAFILLALILIMTGAQRYLMRERTPRNRRSR; encoded by the coding sequence ATGTCCAGTACGTCCAGTACGTCGAACCACCTCAAGCCCGCCCCGCGCACCCGCGCGGGCTCGGGCCCCCGTACGGCCGACCCGGCGGGCGCACCTGACGCGCCCGGCGGGCCCGGCCCGGCCGCGGCGCCCCGCGCCACCCAAGCCCCGCGTGCGGGGCGCCGCGGCGAAGGCGCCTGGGGCTGGCTCTTCGTCAGCCCCATGGTGATCGTGCTCGGTCTCTTCCTCGTCCTGCCGATCCTGATGGCGCTGTGGGTGAGCCTGCTCCACTGGGACGGGCAGTCCAACCCGTTCAGCGGCCAGGCGAAGTTCGTCGGCCTGGACAACTACAAGGCGCTGCTGGTCGACGACGGCCTCGACCGGACGCTGTTCGCGACGTCGCTGCGCAACAACGCCTACTACGTGCTGCTGACGGTGCCGGTCCAGACCGTGCTCGCGCTCGGGCTGGCGATCATCGTCAACCAGCGGCTGCTGCGGGCCCGTTCCGCGCTGCGCACGGCGTTCTTCTTCCCGTCGGTGACCAGCTCGATCGCGGTCTCCACGATCTTCCTCTTCCTGTTCCAGGGCAGCGGCGCGGTCAACACGGCGCTGTCCTGGATCGGGGTGAAGGGACCGAACTGGTTCAACGATCCCCGGGGTGTGCTCAGCATGCTCCTGGGCGGGCTCGGGCTGGTCGACACCGGGCACCCCACGGGTCTCCTCGCCGACCACTCGTTCCTCGGCCTGTCCTGGTTCGAGTGGCTGGCCGGGCCGTCCGTCGCGATGTGCACGATCATCCTGCTCGCCGTGTGGACGACGTCGGGCACCTTCATGCTGATCTTCCTCGCGGCGCTCCAGGACATCCCGCGCGAGCTGGAGGAGGCCGCCGCGATCGAGGGCGTCAACCGGCGCCAGATGCTGCGGTACGTGACGCTGCCCGCGCTGCGTCCCGTCCTCTTCCTGGTCCTCACCCTGGGGCTGATCTCCACCTGGCAGGTCTTCGACCAGGTGTACGTCATGAGCCAGGGCGCGCCGGGCAACACCACGCTCACGCCGGCGTTCCTCTCCTACTCGTCCGCGTTCGACGACGCCGACTTCGGGCAGGGCGCGGCCATCGCGTTCATCCTGCTCGCGCTGATCCTGATCATGACCGGCGCCCAGCGCTACCTGATGCGCGAGCGCACGCCCCGCAACCGGAGGAGCCGATGA
- a CDS encoding carbohydrate ABC transporter permease yields MSTPTPASPVLPRFARPLRVLGYTAVAAVGLLYLLPFVIQLVTGFKTDPDAAAHPLGLLPTTPTTAAYQRLFGLSQSASGVPFLRWLGNSAFVAVFVTAGRVLFDAMAGYALARLRFRGRGVLFGFVLAVMAVPGVALLIPRFLVLNTFGLFDTYTGMILPLMVDAAGIFIMKQFFESIPKEVEEAARVDGAGVFRTFWSVVLPMARPALLTLTILSFQGSWNEFTHFLVSTQSSQYETLTVGLARMVSGGLGGGTQYPLKLAAALLATIPVAALFFCFQRYFVQGANAGAVKE; encoded by the coding sequence ATGAGCACCCCGACCCCGGCGTCGCCGGTCCTCCCGCGCTTCGCCCGCCCGCTGCGGGTGCTCGGCTACACGGCCGTGGCGGCGGTGGGGCTGCTGTACCTGCTGCCGTTCGTGATCCAGTTGGTGACGGGGTTCAAGACCGACCCCGACGCGGCAGCGCACCCGCTCGGGCTGCTGCCCACCACCCCGACCACCGCCGCCTACCAGCGGCTGTTCGGGCTGAGCCAGTCGGCGAGCGGGGTGCCGTTCCTGCGCTGGCTGGGCAACTCGGCGTTCGTCGCGGTCTTCGTGACGGCGGGCCGGGTGCTGTTCGACGCGATGGCCGGGTACGCGCTGGCCCGGCTGCGGTTCCGCGGCCGCGGGGTGCTGTTCGGCTTCGTGCTGGCGGTGATGGCGGTGCCGGGCGTGGCGCTGCTGATCCCCCGGTTCCTGGTGCTGAACACGTTCGGTCTCTTCGACACCTACACCGGCATGATCCTGCCGCTGATGGTCGACGCGGCCGGCATCTTCATCATGAAGCAGTTCTTCGAGTCGATCCCGAAGGAGGTCGAGGAGGCGGCGCGGGTGGACGGCGCGGGCGTGTTCCGCACCTTCTGGTCGGTGGTCCTGCCGATGGCCCGTCCGGCCCTGCTCACCCTGACGATCCTCTCCTTCCAGGGCTCCTGGAACGAGTTCACGCACTTCCTGGTCTCCACCCAGTCGAGCCAGTACGAGACGCTCACCGTGGGTCTGGCGCGGATGGTCTCGGGCGGTCTCGGCGGGGGCACCCAGTACCCGCTGAAGCTGGCGGCGGCGCTGCTGGCGACGATTCCGGTGGCGGCGCTGTTCTTCTGCTTCCAGCGGTACTTCGTGCAGGGAGCCAACGCGGGCGCGGTCAAGGAGTAG
- a CDS encoding MFS transporter, whose protein sequence is MRSYQALFRVPEFTPLFLSTSLRWAAGTVAGPALGTLVWMGTGSPLLSAVSMFTPQLAQVVGATTLLSAADRIAPRAALTLIALTYAVGTAALTLPGLPVAALLGISLALGLVASLGGGVQWGLLNEILPKDGYLLGRSVFNMANGLTQVAGFAVGGVLVAVVSPRAALLLAALLYLLAALGTRLGLGRRPPRASGRPSIRATWRANALLWSHRSRRLTFLGLWLPNGLVVGCESLYVAYAPHAAGTLFACAAAGMFVGDVLVGRVLPPSVRGRLATPLLVLLAAPYTLFLLRPTVPVAAVAVTLASVGFGASLVQQERLMAHTPDELSGHALGLHSAGMLTMQGVAATLAGTVAQLTSPARAMTAMAVASLTVTGLLALAGTRRRSAAPAPAPSATP, encoded by the coding sequence ATGCGCAGCTACCAAGCCCTCTTCCGGGTACCGGAGTTCACCCCGCTGTTCCTGTCGACGTCGCTCCGCTGGGCCGCCGGGACGGTCGCGGGGCCCGCCCTCGGCACGCTGGTCTGGATGGGCACCGGATCGCCGCTGCTCTCCGCGGTCAGCATGTTCACCCCGCAACTGGCCCAGGTGGTGGGCGCGACGACGCTCCTGTCGGCCGCCGACCGCATCGCGCCGCGCGCCGCCCTCACCCTGATCGCGCTGACGTACGCCGTCGGCACGGCGGCCCTGACCCTGCCGGGACTGCCGGTCGCCGCCCTGCTGGGGATCTCCCTCGCCCTCGGTCTCGTCGCCTCGCTCGGCGGCGGCGTCCAGTGGGGACTGCTGAACGAGATCCTGCCCAAGGACGGCTATCTGCTGGGGCGTTCGGTCTTCAACATGGCGAACGGGCTCACCCAGGTCGCCGGGTTCGCGGTCGGCGGGGTGCTGGTGGCCGTGGTGTCGCCGCGCGCCGCCCTGCTCCTCGCGGCGCTGCTGTACCTGCTGGCCGCGCTCGGCACCCGCCTCGGTCTCGGCCGCCGTCCGCCCAGGGCCTCGGGACGGCCCTCGATCCGCGCGACCTGGCGGGCCAACGCCCTGCTCTGGTCGCACCGTTCGCGCCGGCTCACGTTCCTCGGGCTCTGGCTGCCCAACGGCCTGGTCGTCGGCTGCGAGTCGCTGTACGTGGCGTACGCCCCGCACGCGGCGGGCACCCTCTTCGCGTGCGCCGCGGCCGGCATGTTCGTCGGGGACGTCCTGGTCGGCCGGGTGCTGCCGCCTTCGGTCCGGGGCCGCCTCGCGACCCCGCTCCTGGTGCTCCTCGCCGCTCCCTACACGCTGTTCCTGCTGCGCCCGACGGTCCCGGTGGCGGCCGTCGCGGTCACGCTGGCCTCGGTCGGCTTCGGCGCAAGCCTGGTCCAGCAGGAGCGGCTGATGGCGCACACCCCCGACGAACTGAGCGGCCACGCCCTAGGGTTGCACTCGGCAGGCATGCTGACGATGCAGGGCGTGGCCGCGACACTGGCGGGCACGGTGGCCCAACTCACCTCACCGGCACGGGCGATGACCGCGATGGCGGTGGCGTCGCTGACGGTGACGGGCCTGCTGGCGTTGGCCGGGACCCGCCGTCGCTCCGCCGCCCCCGCCCCCGCTCCCTCGGCTACTCCTTGA
- a CDS encoding ArsR/SmtB family transcription factor, whose amino-acid sequence MGWWLLDADTLARGRFVVSPFAETVACLKLLHEGTGAHPGEQEWLRRVLPGHRARLAADPVTALLVRAGLGRYWTADFLTPTPRDDEPFEETVARVRAVRPEDAHTHLRTSLAGSHPDVLAALADRDDLPERAATLLEAVWETGVRPDWDRRRRVLEADVAARTARFARGGLAAVLDALRPGTRWLGESRLQVNGHEYPPRAISGADLLLMPVTPQRRGWVSWDDSARYAVAYPCAGTLADAPSRTVPAPLGALLGPARATVLTLLDSPVSTSQLVAVTGLALGSVGRHLRILLDAGLVERRRAGRSVLYSRTAAGEVVVAASPADGGRPAPRPAGDRS is encoded by the coding sequence ATGGGCTGGTGGCTGCTGGACGCCGACACCCTCGCGCGCGGCCGGTTCGTGGTGTCGCCGTTCGCCGAGACGGTCGCCTGTCTGAAGCTGCTGCACGAGGGGACGGGCGCCCACCCGGGCGAACAGGAGTGGCTGCGCCGTGTGTTGCCGGGGCACCGGGCGCGGCTGGCCGCCGATCCGGTCACCGCGCTGCTGGTGCGCGCCGGGCTCGGGCGGTACTGGACCGCCGACTTCCTCACCCCGACGCCCCGCGACGACGAGCCCTTCGAGGAGACGGTGGCCCGGGTGCGCGCGGTGCGGCCCGAGGACGCGCACACCCATCTGCGGACCTCCCTCGCCGGAAGCCACCCCGATGTGCTGGCCGCCCTCGCCGACCGCGACGACCTGCCGGAACGGGCCGCCACCCTGCTGGAGGCCGTGTGGGAGACCGGTGTGCGGCCCGACTGGGACCGGCGACGGCGGGTCCTGGAGGCCGATGTCGCGGCGCGGACCGCGCGGTTCGCCCGCGGTGGCCTGGCCGCCGTCCTCGACGCGCTGCGGCCGGGGACGCGCTGGCTCGGCGAGAGCCGGTTGCAGGTCAACGGGCACGAGTATCCGCCCCGCGCGATCTCGGGCGCCGACCTGCTGCTGATGCCGGTCACCCCGCAGCGGCGCGGCTGGGTCTCCTGGGACGACAGCGCCCGGTACGCGGTGGCCTATCCGTGTGCGGGCACCCTCGCCGACGCCCCCTCCCGTACGGTGCCCGCGCCGCTCGGCGCGCTGCTCGGACCGGCCCGCGCCACCGTGCTGACCCTGCTCGACTCCCCTGTCAGCACCAGCCAGTTGGTGGCCGTGACCGGGCTGGCGCTCGGCTCGGTCGGCCGGCACCTGCGGATCCTGCTGGACGCGGGTCTCGTGGAGCGGCGGCGGGCGGGCCGCTCGGTGCTGTACTCGCGGACGGCGGCGGGCGAGGTCGTCGTCGCGGCGTCCCCGGCGGACGGCGGGCGGCCCGCGCCCCGGCCCGCGGGCGACCGGAGTTAG
- a CDS encoding glutathione peroxidase has protein sequence MTTSDSEGTAPLDVRIDALKGGSADLGQYAGRAVLIVNVASKCGLTPQYSGLERLQERYADQGFTVLGVPCNQFLGQEPGSAEEIAEFCSATYGVTFPLTEKVEVNGDGRHPLYERLVGFADAEGHTGDIRWNFEKFLIGRDGRVVARFSPQTEPESAEVVAAVEGQLG, from the coding sequence ATGACGACTTCAGACAGCGAAGGCACCGCACCCCTCGACGTACGGATCGACGCCCTCAAGGGCGGTTCCGCGGACCTCGGCCAGTACGCCGGCCGGGCCGTGCTCATCGTGAACGTGGCCTCCAAGTGCGGCCTGACCCCGCAGTACTCGGGCCTCGAACGCCTCCAGGAGCGCTACGCCGACCAGGGTTTCACCGTGCTCGGTGTGCCCTGCAACCAGTTCCTCGGGCAGGAGCCGGGCAGCGCCGAGGAGATCGCCGAGTTCTGCTCGGCGACCTACGGCGTGACGTTCCCGCTGACCGAGAAGGTCGAGGTCAACGGCGACGGACGGCACCCGCTGTACGAGCGCCTCGTGGGCTTCGCCGACGCCGAGGGCCACACCGGCGACATCCGCTGGAACTTCGAGAAGTTCCTCATCGGCCGGGACGGCAGGGTCGTCGCCCGGTTCTCCCCGCAGACCGAGCCGGAGTCCGCCGAGGTCGTGGCGGCCGTCGAGGGCCAGCTCGGCTGA
- a CDS encoding MerR family transcriptional regulator yields the protein MSLLLTGRKDRPVTEDARVDDELLTIGAFAARSRLSPKALRLYDRLGLLAPAQVDEVSGYRRYRAGQVERARLVALLRRLDMPLARIAEILDAADGPDGDRAAGLLNAYWATVERRIAGQRTLTGYLRGRLSGRSHEMYENYVVETVDVPELAVLTETRHTLADELPAWIGASLTRLEAAAAECGGVAAAPFVVYHAEVSMESDGPAEACVPVADAAAARAWAAANGRSRQTTVRVEPAGRLAYTRITKAQVAHPQILAAFEAVEQWLAGQGLRQAGPCREIYFTDFAAAGPDDAVCDIAFPVE from the coding sequence ATGAGCCTCCTTCTCACCGGGCGGAAGGACCGTCCGGTGACGGAGGATGCCAGGGTGGACGACGAACTGCTCACCATCGGCGCTTTCGCGGCCAGGTCGCGGCTGTCGCCGAAGGCCCTGCGCCTGTACGACCGCCTCGGGCTGCTCGCGCCCGCCCAGGTCGACGAGGTCAGCGGCTACCGCCGCTACCGCGCGGGGCAGGTGGAGCGGGCCCGTCTGGTGGCGCTGCTGCGCCGGCTCGACATGCCGCTGGCACGGATCGCCGAGATCCTCGACGCGGCCGACGGGCCCGACGGGGACCGCGCGGCCGGGCTGCTGAACGCCTACTGGGCGACCGTGGAGCGCCGGATCGCCGGGCAGCGCACGCTCACCGGGTACCTCCGTGGCCGTCTTTCGGGCAGGAGTCACGAGATGTACGAGAACTACGTGGTGGAGACGGTGGACGTGCCGGAGCTGGCCGTGCTCACCGAGACCCGGCACACCCTGGCGGACGAGCTGCCTGCCTGGATCGGCGCCTCGCTGACCAGGCTGGAGGCGGCCGCGGCGGAGTGCGGGGGTGTGGCGGCGGCGCCGTTCGTCGTCTACCACGCCGAGGTGTCCATGGAGAGCGACGGACCGGCCGAGGCGTGCGTGCCGGTGGCCGACGCGGCGGCGGCCCGCGCGTGGGCCGCGGCGAACGGGCGGTCCCGGCAGACGACGGTGCGGGTGGAGCCCGCCGGGCGGCTGGCGTACACCAGGATCACCAAGGCGCAGGTGGCGCATCCGCAGATCCTGGCCGCCTTCGAGGCGGTGGAGCAGTGGCTCGCCGGGCAGGGGCTGCGGCAGGCCGGGCCGTGCCGCGAGATCTACTTCACGGACTTCGCGGCGGCGGGCCCGGACGACGCGGTGTGCGACATCGCGTTCCCCGTGGAGTGA
- a CDS encoding MFS transporter, producing MATAEPTRADDAEPGPGTGPRIRVPAGPFTRALLALRERLLRHPVLSITALSGVLHIVWFFTFANSGGDLAAQDAWAEFVGRHPDSAYNLAWYGGMHPVSYSVVSPYLMSLLGVRTTMMIAGTVSAGLLTMILIRSRSVRNPLWASLAGVFAFLCNAASGRVTFGLGTVFALGAVAVVFCWPYRWRHKRWAKALCAAPLAALATMSSPVAGLFVGLVAVAMFLQKRRPGAWALGLAPAAVVAVSAWLFPFSGTQPMKFGSVVLPLLFAVLVVVLVPKEWTTVRLTSGVYALGVVAVWVVNSQIGSNITRLAMLFGGVALVAALPFTVRGSRKWYTTALAAAVFTGWIGFKSVDDVVHTTPTASWARELAPLVNELQMVGAEKGRVEVVPAASHREASALAPYVNLARGWNRQADMERNPLFYDDTLNSANYHEWLQRWAVHFVVLPKDQPDGDGGERERQLVQRGMPFLRQIWGDANWQLFKVTDPAPLAEPNAIVDRAEQGEMTMRVKKAGRVLIRIPYSPWLSIVDAEGKKLPPPQETEESKHRDDGTPKTYDNVDGCLMETEKDAKGDKWTMLVAPKAGTYRLAAPYTLPRGTPCPDELKQPE from the coding sequence GTGGCCACTGCGGAGCCGACACGTGCCGACGACGCCGAACCGGGCCCGGGAACCGGCCCGCGAATACGCGTGCCCGCCGGGCCCTTCACCCGCGCACTGCTCGCCCTGCGTGAGCGGTTGCTGCGACACCCGGTGCTCTCCATCACGGCGCTGTCCGGCGTCCTGCACATCGTCTGGTTCTTCACGTTCGCGAACAGCGGCGGGGACCTCGCGGCGCAGGACGCGTGGGCCGAGTTCGTCGGCAGGCACCCCGACTCCGCGTACAACCTCGCCTGGTACGGCGGCATGCACCCGGTGTCCTACAGCGTGGTGTCGCCGTATCTGATGTCGCTGCTCGGCGTGCGGACGACGATGATGATCGCCGGAACCGTCTCCGCCGGGCTGCTGACGATGATCCTGATCCGCAGCCGCTCGGTCCGCAATCCGCTCTGGGCGTCCCTCGCCGGAGTCTTCGCCTTCCTCTGCAACGCGGCCTCGGGCCGGGTCACCTTCGGCCTCGGCACGGTCTTCGCGCTCGGCGCCGTCGCCGTCGTCTTCTGCTGGCCGTACCGCTGGCGCCACAAGCGCTGGGCGAAGGCCCTGTGCGCGGCCCCGCTCGCCGCGCTCGCCACGATGTCGTCCCCGGTGGCCGGCCTCTTCGTGGGCCTGGTCGCGGTGGCGATGTTCCTCCAGAAGCGGCGTCCGGGCGCCTGGGCGCTCGGCCTCGCGCCGGCCGCCGTCGTCGCCGTCTCGGCGTGGCTGTTCCCGTTCTCCGGCACCCAGCCGATGAAGTTCGGCTCGGTGGTGCTGCCGCTGCTGTTCGCGGTCCTCGTCGTGGTCCTCGTCCCCAAGGAGTGGACGACGGTCCGGCTGACCTCCGGGGTCTACGCGCTCGGCGTCGTCGCGGTCTGGGTGGTCAACTCCCAGATCGGCTCCAACATCACCCGCCTCGCGATGCTGTTCGGCGGGGTGGCGCTGGTGGCGGCGCTGCCGTTCACGGTCCGCGGCTCCCGCAAGTGGTACACGACCGCGCTCGCCGCCGCCGTCTTCACCGGCTGGATCGGCTTCAAGTCCGTCGACGACGTCGTCCACACCACCCCGACCGCCTCCTGGGCCCGCGAACTCGCCCCGCTCGTCAACGAGTTGCAGATGGTCGGCGCGGAGAAGGGCCGCGTCGAGGTGGTACCGGCGGCCTCGCACCGCGAGGCGTCCGCGCTCGCCCCCTACGTCAACCTGGCCCGTGGCTGGAACCGCCAGGCCGACATGGAACGCAACCCCCTCTTCTACGACGACACCCTCAACTCCGCGAACTACCACGAGTGGTTGCAGCGGTGGGCCGTGCACTTCGTCGTGCTGCCCAAGGACCAGCCGGACGGCGACGGCGGCGAACGCGAACGGCAGCTCGTCCAGCGCGGCATGCCGTTCCTCAGGCAGATCTGGGGCGACGCCAACTGGCAGCTGTTCAAGGTCACCGACCCGGCGCCGCTCGCCGAGCCCAACGCCATCGTCGACCGGGCCGAGCAGGGCGAGATGACGATGCGCGTGAAGAAGGCCGGACGCGTCCTCATCCGCATCCCGTACTCGCCGTGGCTGAGCATCGTCGACGCCGAGGGCAAGAAGCTCCCGCCGCCCCAGGAGACGGAGGAGTCCAAGCACCGCGACGACGGCACCCCCAAGACGTACGACAACGTCGACGGCTGCCTGATGGAGACGGAGAAGGACGCGAAGGGCGACAAGTGGACGATGCTGGTGGCGCCGAAGGCGGGCACCTACCGGCTGGCGGCCCCCTACACGCTGCCCCGCGGCACCCCCTGCCCCGACGAACTGAAGCAGCCGGAGTGA